From a region of the Zingiber officinale cultivar Zhangliang chromosome 4B, Zo_v1.1, whole genome shotgun sequence genome:
- the LOC121974310 gene encoding probable sugar phosphate/phosphate translocator At5g25400 produces MGREGSGGGGDGGAVADGVLRKVLLSYAYVAIWIFLSFTVIVYNKYILDPKMYGWPFPISLTMIHMAFCSTLAFLLVRVFRLVDPPSSPAMSRALYFSSIVPIGALYSLSLWFSNSAYIYLSVSFIQMLKALMPVAVYSIGILLKKEIFQSSSMLNMLSISFGVAIAAYGEARFNATGVGLQLSAVAFEATRLVLIQILLTSKGISLNPITSLYYVAPCCFAFLLVPWSVVELPVLRARSVASLRPDLLIFGTNSFCAFALNLAVFLLVGKTSALTMNIAGVVKDWLLIAFSWSVIRDTVTPINLFGYAIAFLGVAYYNHVKLQALKAKEAQKKAARADEEAGKLLEQIDGSGENRKGDTHA; encoded by the coding sequence ATGGGTCGTGAGGGAAGCGGCGGCGGCGGTGATGGAGGGGCGGTGGCCGACGGAGTGCTGAGGAAGGTGCTGCTCTCGTACGCCTACGTCGCGATCTGGATATTCCTCAGCTTCACCGTCATCGTTTACAACAAGTACATCTTGGATCCAAAGATGTACGGATGGCCCTTCCCCATTTCGCTCACCATGATCCATATGGCCTTCTGCTCCACTCTCGCCTTTCTCCTCGTTCGCGTCTTCCGCCTCGTTGATCCGCCGTCCTCCCCGGCCATGTCCCGGGCGCTCTACTTCTCCTCCATCGTCCCCATCGGCGCCCTATACTCCCTCTCCCTCTGGTTCTCGAACTCCGCCTACATCTACCTCTCCGTCTCCTTCATCCAGATGCTCAAGGCGCTCATGCCTGTCGCCGTCTACTCTATTGGCATACTGCTTAAAAAGGAGATTTTTCAGAGTTCTTCCATGCTCAACATGCTCTCCATTTCCTTCGGCGTTGCGATCGCTGCCTACGGCGAGGCCCGCTTCAATGCTACCGGCGTCGGTCTCCAGCTCAGCGCCGTCGCCTTCGAGGCCACCCGACTTGTCCTCATCCAGATCCTGCTCACATCCAAGGGAATCTCGCTCAACCCAATCACTTCTCTGTACTATGTTGCTCCCTGCTGTTTCGCTTTCCTCCTCGTTCCCTGGTCCGTTGTCGAGCTTCCTGTCCTCCGCGCACGCTCCGTGGCTTCCCTCCGCCCTGATCTCCTCATCTTCGGCACCAACTCCTTCTGTGCCTTCGCTCTGAATCTGGCTGTTTTCCTCCTGGTCGGAAAAACCTCCGCACTCACCATGAACATCGCCGGAGTCGTCAAGGACTGGCTCCTCATCGCCTTCTCCTGGTCCGTGATTCGGGATACAGTGACACCTATTAACCTCTTTGGTTACGCAATTGCCTTCCTCGGGGTCGCTTACTACAACCACGTCAAGCTGCAGGCGCTCAAGGCCAAGGAGGCGCAGAAAAAGGCTGCCCGGGCGGATGAGGAGGCTGGAAAGCTTCTTGAGCAAATCGATGGTTCTGGAGAAAACCGAAAGGGTGACACCCATGCTTGA